A section of the Chelmon rostratus isolate fCheRos1 chromosome 16, fCheRos1.pri, whole genome shotgun sequence genome encodes:
- the itgb8 gene encoding integrin beta-8 isoform X2: protein MTSWLRTYGSVPLCLLLCCLVVAVCAQASGAGDSVCWSPSITSCTECLSRGPQCAWCFKEDFLDGAGPSQRCDLPVKLLRRGCEAEFMEQSEIKVEVNATISSTQVSPRDISITLRPGSKASLVVAVKQLERYPVDLYYLVDVSASMQENLDHLKTVGVALSLRMTEHSSDLWLGFGSFVDKPVSPYINVHPSKINNPCSDYEIRCRPAHGFHHVLSMTGNMSEFTRVIKRQRISGNMDTPEGGLDAMLQAAVCQRAVGWRPEAKRLLLLMTDQPSHLALDSRLAGIVTPHDGLCHLENSVYTGSTRLDHPSVGQLSDKLLENHIYSIFAVEKQQYQWYEELVRLLPGSYLGKLGLFQAPNLIELVVDAYKRLLSEVEVSVSVEDKAVSRYWVSVSPLCPDGATAKGQSCSGVQPNQTVYFNITIGLHSCPDDGEDEDVTVLVHPVGYNESTVVRIHSKCRCSCGPTKRCNDDSQSACSGTPDSPSQEQGLDQGLIKDSDRDSNWNCRAAGSDVDCSGRGVCECGRCVCEQSKLGAVYGKYCEIDDFSCLYEGGLLCGGRGECVSGECVCEHGWTGDSCGCPVSTATCQSANGLLCSGRGSCVCGKCVCDDPRHSGDFCERCPACQSTCQSYCVWTATCLTASHKKREGAATTPAPHWWATWMMCQVKQARCGFSVCTSVTTAVAIAFKQAHSPVRPSFTLAPDQSAPAAVGW, encoded by the exons ATGACTTCCTGGCTGCGCACGTACGGCAGcgtccctctgtgtctcctgctctgctgcttggTGGTCGCGGTCTGCGCACAAGCCTCCGGTGCCG gtgacagtgtgtgttggtctCCTAGTATCACTTCTTGCACAGAGTGTCTCAGCCGTGGACCACAGTGTGCCTGGTGCTTCAAAGAG GACTTTCTGGATGGGGCAGGCCCGAGCCAGCGTTGCGACCTGCCAGTGAAGCTGCTCAGGAGAGGCTGCGAAGCGGAGTTCATGGAGCAGTCAGAGATCAAGGTGGAGGTCAACGCCACCATCAGCAGCACGCAAGTGTCCCCACGAGACATCAGCATCACCCTCAGACCAG gTTCAAAGGCCAGCCTCGTTGTGGCCGTGAAGCAGCTGGAGCGTTATCCTGTGGATCTGTATTACTTGGTTGATGTGTCGGCGTCTATGCAGGAAAACCTTGATCAT CTGAAGACAGTGGGCGTAGCTCTGTCTCTTCGCATGACGGAGCACTCCTCAGACCTTTGGCTGGGTTTCGGCTCCTTTGTGGACAAACCCGTCTCCCCTTACATCAACGTCCATCCCTCCAAGATCAACAACCCCTGCAG TGACTATGAGATCCGCTGTCGTCCAGCCCACGGCTTCCACCACGTCCTGAGCATGACGGGCAACATGAGCGAGTTCACGCGTGTGATCAAACGCCAGCGCATCTCCGGAAACATGGACACACCTGAGGGAGGACTGGATGCCATGCTGCAAGCTGCCGTATGCCAG AGAGCAGTGGGTTGGAGACCCGAGGCCAAGCGTCTGTTGCTCCTGATGACCGACCAGCCGTCTCACCTGGCGCTGGACAGCCGGCTGGCAGGGATTGTCACGCCACACGACGGCCTGTGTCACCTGGAAAACAGCGTCTACACGGGGAGCACTAGGCTG GACCACCCCAGCGTGGGTCAGCTGTCTGATAAGCTGCTGGAAAACCACATCTACTCCATCTTCGCTGTGGAGAAGCAGCAGTACCAGTGGTACGAG GAGCTGGTCCGCCTGCTGCCCGGCTCCTACCTGGGAAAGTTAGGCCTCTTCCAGGCTCCAAACCTTATAGAGCTGGTGGTGGACGCATACAAG AGGTTGTTGTCGGAGGTGGAGGTGTCCGTGTCAGTGGAGGACAAGGCAGTCAGCAGGTACTGGgtgtctgtgtctcctctgtgtcctgATGGAGCCACTGCGAAGGGGCAGAGCTGCTCGGGGGTGCAGCCCAACCAGACG GTCTACTTCAACATCACCATCGGCCTGCACTCTTGTCCCGATGatggtgaagatgaagatgtaaCAGTGTTGGTTCACCCTGTGGGCTACAACGAATCCACCGTGGTTAGGATCCACTCTAAATGTCGCTGCAGTTGCGGACCAACAAAGCGCTGCAATGATGACAGCCAGTCGGCGTGCAGCGGCACACCAGACAGCCCCAGTCAGGAGCAGGGGCTGGATCAGGGACTAATCAAGGACTCAGACAGAGATTCAAACTGGAATTGCAGAGCAGCTGGGTCTGATGTGGACTGCAGTGGTCggggagtgtgtgagtgtgggaggtgtgtgtgtgagcagagcaAGCTTGGGGCGGTGTATGGGAAGTACTGCGAGATAGACGACTTCTCCTGCCTGTACGAAGGGGGGCTGCTCTGCGGAG ggcggggtgagtgtgtgtcaggtgaGTGCGTGTGCGAGCATGGTTGGACAGGTGATAGCTGTGGCTGTCCCGTCTCCACAGCAACCTGCCAATCCGCCAACGGCTTGCTCTGCAGCGGGAGGGGCAGTTGTGTGTGcggcaagtgtgtgtgtgacgacCCCCGGCACTCTGGAGACTTCTGTGAGAGATGCCCCGCTTGCCAGAGCACCTGCCAATCATACTG TGTGTGGACTGCCACCTGTCTCACGGCCTCACACAAAAAGAGGGAGGGcgctgcaacaacacctgcgCCCCACTGGTGGGCTACATGGATGATGTGTCAG gtcaaGCAGGCGAGATGTGGATTCAGTGTATGTACATCAGTAACGACAGCTGTCGCTATCGCTTTCAAACAAGCTCACAGTCCGGTCAGACCCAGCTTCACATTAGCACCAGACCAG